Proteins from one Syngnathoides biaculeatus isolate LvHL_M chromosome 8, ASM1980259v1, whole genome shotgun sequence genomic window:
- the LOC133504404 gene encoding integral membrane protein 2C-like isoform X2, with translation MQRVYCDHGGLSLRYYRQSNEENCRVYIVQIMGSTDSNSCRANTDANMVKITFQPVAGQKEGKENDGGKNEILIPHPMEDEDELVLPLRSKKSPLNGLCCLTFGLVVFMAGLVLASIYVYRYYFIPHAPEENLFHCKVVYEDSVYAPLRGRQELAENVGIYLADNYEKITVPVPHFGGSDPADIIHDFHRGLTAYHDIALDKCYVIELNTTIVMPPRNLWELLINVKKGTYLPQTYIIHEEMVVTGKVHNMRQLGPFIYHLCNGKDTYRLNRRVSRRRITKREAKDCHSIRHFENTFVVETVICDKV, from the exons ATGCAAAGAGTCTACTGTGATCATGGTGGTTTGTCCTTAAGGTACTATAGACAAAGCAACGAAGAGAATTGCAGGGTTTACATCGTCCAAATAATGGGAAGCACAGATTCCAACAG CTGCAGAGCAAACACTGACGCGAACATGGTGAAGATCACTTTCCAGCCTGTCGCGGGCCAGAAAGAAGGCAAAGAGAATGATGGGGGCAAGAACGAAATCCTCATTCCCCATCCGATG GAGGATGAAGATGAGCTCGTCCTACCATTGCGCTCCAAGAAGTCTCCTCTCAACGGGCTGTGCTGCCTGACGTTTGGTCTGGTTGTCTTCATGGCCGGTCTGGTCCTCGCCTCCATCTATGTGTACCGCTACTACTTCATACCTCAC GCCCCAGAGGAGAACTTGTTCCATTGCAAGGTGGTTTACGAGGACTCCGTGTACGCACCGCTGCGTGGGCGACAGGAACTGGCGGAGAACGTGGGCATTTACTTGGCCGACAATTATGAGAAGATCACTGTGCCCGTACCTCATTTTGGAGGCAGCGATCCTGCTGACATCATCCACGATTTTCACAGA GGATTGACTGCTTACCATGACATTGCTCTGGACAAGTGCTATGTGATTGAGCTCAACACCACCATTGTTATGCCCCCACGCAACCTTTGGGAACTGCTTATCAACGTCAAG AAAGGAACATACCTGCCTCAGACATACATAATTCATGAAGAGATGGTAGTGACCGGCAAAGTGCACAACATGCGCCAGCTGGGACCGTTCATCTACCACCTTTGCAACGGGAAGGACACGTACCGCTTGAACCGCCGTGTCTCCCGCAGAC GCATCACCAAGCGAGAGGCGAAGGACTGCCACAGCATTCGTCACTTTGAGAATACGTTCGTGGTGGAGACGGTTATCTGTGATAAAGT ATGA
- the LOC133504404 gene encoding integral membrane protein 2C-like isoform X1: protein MQRVYCDHGGLSLRYYRQSNEENCRVYIVQIMGSTDSNSCRANTDANMVKITFQPVAGQKEGKENDGGKNEILIPHPMEDEDELVLPLRSKKSPLNGLCCLTFGLVVFMAGLVLASIYVYRYYFIPHAPEENLFHCKVVYEDSVYAPLRGRQELAENVGIYLADNYEKITVPVPHFGGSDPADIIHDFHRGLTAYHDIALDKCYVIELNTTIVMPPRNLWELLINVKKGTYLPQTYIIHEEMVVTGKVHNMRQLGPFIYHLCNGKDTYRLNRRVSRRRITKREAKDCHSIRHFENTFVVETVICDKV, encoded by the exons ATGCAAAGAGTCTACTGTGATCATGGTGGTTTGTCCTTAAGGTACTATAGACAAAGCAACGAAGAGAATTGCAGGGTTTACATCGTCCAAATAATGGGAAGCACAGATTCCAACAG CTGCAGAGCAAACACTGACGCGAACATGGTGAAGATCACTTTCCAGCCTGTCGCGGGCCAGAAAGAAGGCAAAGAGAATGATGGGGGCAAGAACGAAATCCTCATTCCCCATCCGATG GAGGATGAAGATGAGCTCGTCCTACCATTGCGCTCCAAGAAGTCTCCTCTCAACGGGCTGTGCTGCCTGACGTTTGGTCTGGTTGTCTTCATGGCCGGTCTGGTCCTCGCCTCCATCTATGTGTACCGCTACTACTTCATACCTCAC GCCCCAGAGGAGAACTTGTTCCATTGCAAGGTGGTTTACGAGGACTCCGTGTACGCACCGCTGCGTGGGCGACAGGAACTGGCGGAGAACGTGGGCATTTACTTGGCCGACAATTATGAGAAGATCACTGTGCCCGTACCTCATTTTGGAGGCAGCGATCCTGCTGACATCATCCACGATTTTCACAGA GGATTGACTGCTTACCATGACATTGCTCTGGACAAGTGCTATGTGATTGAGCTCAACACCACCATTGTTATGCCCCCACGCAACCTTTGGGAACTGCTTATCAACGTCAAG AAAGGAACATACCTGCCTCAGACATACATAATTCATGAAGAGATGGTAGTGACCGGCAAAGTGCACAACATGCGCCAGCTGGGACCGTTCATCTACCACCTTTGCAACGGGAAGGACACGTACCGCTTGAACCGCCGTGTCTCCCGCAGAC GCATCACCAAGCGAGAGGCGAAGGACTGCCACAGCATTCGTCACTTTGAGAATACGTTCGTGGTGGAGACGGTTATCTGTGATAAAGTGTGA
- the cab39 gene encoding calcium-binding protein 39 — translation MPFPFGKSHKSPTDIVKNLKDSMTVLEKHDISDKKAEKATEEVSKSLVAMKEILYGTNEKEPQTEAVAQLAQELYNSGLLSTLIADLQLIDFEGKKDVAQIFNNILRRQIGTRTPTVEYLCTQQNILFMLLKGYESPEIALNCGIMLRECIRHEPLAKITLWSEQFYDFFRYVEMSTFDIASDAFATFKDLLTRHKLLSAEFLEQHYDKFFSEYEKLLHSENYVTKRQSLKLLGELLLDRHNFSIMTKYISKPENLKLMMNLLRDKSRNIQFEAFHVFKVFVANPSKTQPILDILLKNQAKLIEFLSKFQNDRTEDEQFNDEKTYLVKQIRDLKRPTQQEA, via the exons ATGCCGTTCCCCTTTGGCAAGTCCCACAAGTCGCCGACTGACATCGTCAAGAATCTTAAGGACAGCATGACGGTGCTTGAAAAGCACGACATTTCTGACAAAAAGGCTGAAAAG GCTACAGAAGAGGTGTCAAAGAGCCTTGTGGCCATGAAGGAAATCCTGTATGGGACGAATGAGAAGGAGCCCCAGACTGAAGCAGTGGCCCAACTAGCTCAGGAGCTCTACAACAGTGGCTTGCTGAGCACGCTAATAGCGGATTTGCAACTCATTGACTTTGAG ggcaaaaaagatgtagctCAGATCTTCAACAACATTTTGAGACGTCAGATTGGTACTCGGACACCGACGGTGGAGTATCTCTGTACACAGCAAAATATACTCTTCATGTTACTAAAAGG GTACGAGTCTCCAGAGATTGCCCTCAACTGTGGGATCATGTTGAGGGAATGCATCCGACATGAACCTCTGGCCAAAATCACACTGTGGTCAGAGCAGTTTTATGACTTCTTCCGATATGTGGAGATGTCCACGTTCGATATTGCCTCAGATGCATTCGCCACTTTCAAA gacCTCCTCACAAGACACAAGCTACTAAGTGCAGAGTTTCTAGAGCAACATTATGACAAA TTTTTTAGTGAATACGAGAAGTTACTCCACTCTGAAAACTACGTGACAAAAAGGCAGTCTCTCAAG TTACTGGGAGAGTTGCTCCTTGACCGGCACAACTTCAGCATCATGACCAAATACATCAGCAAGCCAGAAAATCTGAAACTAATGATGAATTTGCTACGTGACAAGAGCCGCAACATTCAGTTTGAGGCGTTCCATGTTTTTAAG GTGTTTGTGGCCAATCCTAGCAAGACTCAGCCCATACTGGACATCTTACTGAAGAACCAGGCCAAGCTCATCGAGTTCCTCAGCAAGTTCCAGAATGACAGAACAGAAGACGAACAGTTCAATGATGAAAAGACCTACCTGGTCAAACAGATCCGGGACCTCAAGAGACCCACGCAGCAGGAGGCCTGA